A DNA window from Microcystis aeruginosa NIES-843 contains the following coding sequences:
- the pckA gene encoding phosphoenolpyruvate carboxykinase (ATP), with product MPTLHTLTNDSISCPLPDRVENVNFHYELENQFHPTYGLENLGMKNLGRVYRNLSVPQLVEQAIERHEGVLADNGALVVETGKYTGRSPKDKFIVKEATSEKEIDWNQHNAPISEEKFQQLYRKVLAYVQGKDLYIFDGYVGSDPNCRFGVRVVTEIAYHNLFAHQLFLRPSAVELAAHQTDFTVIALPGLQGDPEDDDLNSEAFIVLNLAKKIVLIGGTRYAGEIKKSVFSMMNYLMTKQGVLPMHGAANMDKHGHTALFFGLSGTGKTTLSADPKRSLIGDDEHGWSEDGIFNFEGGCYAKTIRLSAEYEPQIWAAIQFGTILENVILSPDNRLPDYDDGRLTENTRAAYPLRYIPNCAVSGMGTHPKTIIFLTADAFGVLPPIAKLTTNQAMYHFLSGYTSKLAGTERGITAPQVTFSSCFGQCFFPLSPLVYAQMLGERLEQHPETSVYLINTGWSGGPYGVGDRISIKHTRAMVSAALNGDLEEVVFHPHPIFQVLVPEIVPGVPKKILDPRQAWQDGESYDLQARELAHRFVENFRQFTTASQEIIAAGPIWE from the coding sequence ACCTACGGCCTCGAAAACCTAGGCATGAAAAATCTCGGTCGCGTTTATCGCAATCTTTCCGTACCGCAATTAGTCGAACAGGCGATCGAACGTCATGAGGGCGTTTTAGCCGATAATGGGGCTTTAGTGGTGGAAACGGGTAAATATACCGGTCGTTCCCCCAAAGATAAATTCATTGTCAAAGAAGCCACTAGCGAAAAGGAAATCGACTGGAATCAGCATAATGCCCCGATTAGCGAGGAAAAATTCCAGCAGTTATACCGAAAAGTCCTCGCCTATGTGCAGGGAAAAGACCTATATATCTTCGATGGTTACGTCGGGTCCGATCCTAATTGTCGCTTTGGCGTGCGCGTTGTCACCGAAATCGCCTATCATAACCTCTTTGCCCATCAGTTATTCCTCCGGCCCAGTGCGGTCGAACTAGCTGCCCATCAAACTGATTTTACCGTGATTGCCCTGCCGGGGTTACAGGGAGATCCCGAAGATGACGACCTGAACAGCGAAGCCTTTATCGTCCTCAACCTAGCAAAAAAAATCGTTCTCATCGGTGGCACTCGCTACGCTGGCGAAATCAAAAAATCCGTCTTCTCGATGATGAACTACCTGATGACCAAACAAGGGGTTTTACCGATGCACGGTGCCGCTAACATGGATAAACACGGTCATACGGCCCTCTTTTTCGGTCTCTCCGGTACGGGTAAAACCACCCTTTCCGCCGATCCTAAACGCAGCCTCATCGGTGATGATGAACACGGTTGGTCAGAAGACGGCATTTTTAACTTTGAAGGCGGTTGTTATGCTAAAACCATCCGTTTAAGTGCCGAATACGAACCCCAAATCTGGGCAGCGATTCAATTTGGCACTATTCTCGAAAACGTGATCCTTTCCCCCGATAATCGCCTTCCCGACTACGATGATGGACGTTTGACCGAAAACACCCGCGCCGCCTATCCCCTGCGTTATATCCCTAATTGTGCCGTATCTGGCATGGGAACCCACCCGAAAACTATTATCTTCTTAACTGCCGATGCTTTTGGGGTACTGCCACCAATCGCCAAATTAACCACGAACCAAGCGATGTATCATTTCCTCTCCGGCTATACTAGCAAATTAGCGGGAACGGAACGGGGAATCACCGCCCCACAGGTGACTTTTTCCAGTTGTTTCGGTCAATGTTTCTTCCCTCTGTCACCCCTCGTCTATGCCCAAATGTTAGGGGAACGTTTAGAACAACACCCCGAAACCTCCGTTTATCTGATTAATACCGGTTGGTCCGGCGGTCCCTACGGAGTCGGCGATCGCATTTCGATCAAACACACCCGCGCTATGGTTTCCGCCGCTTTAAATGGCGATTTAGAGGAAGTCGTTTTCCATCCTCATCCCATCTTTCAAGTTCTCGTCCCCGAAATTGTCCCAGGAGTTCCCAAAAAAATCCTCGACCCGCGACAAGCATGGCAAGATGGCGAATCCTACGACCTACAGGCGCGAGAATTAGCCCATCGTTTCGTGGAAAATTTCCGTCAATTTACCACTGCCTCCCAAGAAATCATTGCAGCCGGTCCAATTTGGGAATAA
- a CDS encoding NAD(P)/FAD-dependent oxidoreductase, translating into MTQIVVIGGGAAGFFGAIKAAESNPKAGVTILEAAKEPLAKVRISGGGRCNVTHHCFDVSQLVNYYPRGGKALRGAFSRFQPQDTIKWFELRGVKLKTEADGRMFPSTDNSETIVNCLRESATFAGVNLRLNSPVKSVKKQEESFLIELKRDEQIRADKLLIATGSSPFGYRTAQDLGHSLVSPVPSLFTFQIADPRLKDLLGVTVDKVRVRLGGSKLEQIGPLLITHWGVSGPAILKLSAWGARVLHEHHYRMPLIINWLGDYHPEKLREIILQTKSEYPKRKLFNYCPFEQLPKRIWQSLLSYLTVNSETPWAELSKNTLNRLMIELQQGEYQIKGKGVFKEEFVTAGGVNLQEVDFKTMESKICPGLYFAGEVLDIDAVTGGFNFQSAWTTGYLAGQAMGNRRV; encoded by the coding sequence ATGACTCAAATAGTCGTAATTGGTGGCGGGGCAGCGGGATTTTTTGGCGCAATTAAAGCGGCAGAATCTAACCCAAAAGCTGGCGTTACTATCCTAGAAGCGGCAAAAGAACCTCTGGCGAAAGTGCGGATTTCGGGAGGGGGACGCTGTAATGTCACCCATCATTGTTTTGACGTTTCCCAATTGGTTAATTATTATCCTCGCGGTGGCAAAGCACTACGGGGAGCTTTTAGTCGCTTTCAACCCCAAGATACTATTAAATGGTTTGAATTGCGAGGGGTAAAACTCAAAACAGAAGCGGATGGACGAATGTTTCCCAGCACCGATAATTCTGAAACTATTGTTAATTGTCTGCGGGAAAGTGCGACTTTTGCTGGGGTTAATTTAAGGCTAAATTCCCCAGTTAAATCGGTTAAAAAACAGGAAGAAAGTTTTTTAATTGAATTAAAAAGAGATGAGCAAATTAGGGCAGATAAGCTTTTAATTGCTACGGGAAGTAGTCCTTTTGGTTATCGCACCGCTCAAGATTTAGGTCATTCTCTAGTCTCTCCTGTCCCTTCTTTATTTACCTTTCAAATTGCCGATCCTCGTCTGAAAGATTTGTTAGGGGTTACTGTGGATAAAGTGCGAGTTCGTCTTGGGGGAAGTAAATTAGAACAAATCGGACCTTTGTTAATTACCCATTGGGGAGTCAGTGGACCTGCTATCCTAAAACTCTCTGCTTGGGGAGCGCGGGTACTTCACGAGCATCATTACCGAATGCCTTTAATCATTAATTGGTTGGGGGATTATCATCCTGAAAAATTGCGAGAAATTATCTTACAAACTAAAAGTGAATATCCCAAAAGAAAACTTTTTAATTATTGTCCCTTTGAGCAGTTACCTAAGCGTATTTGGCAGAGTTTATTAAGTTACTTGACTGTTAACTCGGAAACTCCCTGGGCCGAATTGTCTAAAAATACTCTCAATCGATTGATGATTGAATTACAGCAAGGGGAATATCAAATCAAAGGAAAAGGGGTGTTTAAGGAGGAATTTGTCACCGCTGGGGGAGTGAATCTTCAGGAAGTGGATTTTAAAACTATGGAAAGTAAAATCTGTCCGGGGTTATATTTTGCCGGGGAGGTACTAGATATCGATGCAGTTACGGGGGGATTTAATTTTCAAAGCGCTTGGACCACTGGTTATCTCGCCGGACAAGCTATGGGCAATAGAAGGGTGTAG
- the urtE gene encoding urea ABC transporter ATP-binding subunit UrtE has protein sequence MLHISDLNVYYGESHILRDVDLNINAGEMVCLIGRNGVGKTTLLKTLMGILKPRAGTINYEQENLINKTSDQRARLGLGYVPQGRDIIPRLTVKENLILGLEALPTKRKNATIPEEIFDLFPVLKTMLSRMGGDLSGGQQQQLAIARALVGEPKLLILDEPTEGIQPSIILEIEAAVRRIVASKGIAVLLVEQHLHFVRQADRYYAMQKGGIVASGFTSELSQEVIQRFLSV, from the coding sequence ATGTTACACATATCTGATCTCAATGTTTACTACGGAGAAAGTCATATTTTAAGAGATGTTGACCTTAACATTAATGCGGGAGAAATGGTCTGTTTAATTGGACGTAATGGCGTGGGTAAAACTACCCTATTAAAAACCTTGATGGGTATCTTAAAACCGCGAGCGGGAACAATTAATTATGAGCAAGAAAACCTGATTAATAAAACCTCAGATCAAAGAGCCAGATTAGGACTGGGTTATGTGCCGCAGGGTAGGGATATTATTCCCCGTTTAACGGTAAAAGAGAATTTAATTCTCGGTTTGGAAGCTTTACCCACAAAAAGAAAAAATGCCACAATTCCCGAAGAAATCTTTGATTTGTTTCCCGTTTTAAAAACCATGTTATCGCGGATGGGAGGAGATTTAAGCGGTGGACAACAACAGCAATTAGCCATCGCTCGCGCCTTAGTGGGGGAACCAAAATTATTAATTTTAGATGAACCCACGGAAGGAATTCAACCGTCAATTATTCTCGAAATTGAAGCGGCGGTACGGCGCATTGTTGCCAGCAAAGGAATCGCCGTTTTATTAGTAGAACAACACCTGCATTTTGTCCGCCAAGCTGATCGATATTACGCCATGCAAAAAGGGGGAATTGTTGCTTCCGGTTTCACAAGTGAATTAAGTCAAGAAGTCATTCAGCGATTTTTGTCGGTTTAA
- the urtD gene encoding urea ABC transporter ATP-binding protein UrtD: MTGKILEIENLTVSFGGFKALNNLNFSMDTGELRVIIGPNGAGKTTFLDVITGKVQPTIGRVLFKGRDLRKIPEYAIARLGIGRKFQTPRVYLNLTVRENLDLVSNRNKNVFSTLFGRPPLEDSRKVIGLLETIGLTAKADLPASLLSHGEKQRLEIGQLVAQSPDLLLVDEPVAGLTDEETENVGNLLLNLAESHSIIVIEHDMEFVRQIARKVTVLHQGTVLCEGNMEQIQNDPKVIEVYLGSSEE, translated from the coding sequence ATGACTGGAAAAATCTTAGAAATCGAGAATCTTACCGTTAGTTTTGGGGGTTTTAAAGCTCTCAATAATCTTAATTTCAGTATGGATACGGGAGAATTACGGGTGATTATCGGTCCCAATGGTGCGGGAAAAACCACTTTTTTAGATGTGATTACGGGGAAAGTGCAACCCACCATCGGACGGGTATTATTTAAAGGTCGAGATCTCCGCAAAATTCCTGAATATGCGATCGCTCGTTTGGGTATTGGTCGCAAATTTCAAACTCCTAGGGTATATTTAAATCTAACTGTCCGAGAAAATCTCGATTTAGTTAGTAATCGCAATAAAAATGTTTTCTCAACTCTTTTCGGTCGTCCTCCCCTAGAAGATAGCAGAAAAGTTATTGGTTTATTGGAAACTATCGGGTTAACTGCTAAAGCTGATTTACCCGCTTCTTTACTTTCCCACGGGGAAAAACAACGCTTAGAAATTGGCCAATTAGTGGCCCAGTCACCAGATTTACTGCTAGTAGATGAACCCGTAGCAGGATTAACCGATGAGGAAACGGAAAACGTGGGTAATTTGTTGTTAAATCTAGCGGAAAGTCATTCAATTATTGTCATTGAACACGATATGGAATTTGTCCGGCAAATTGCCCGCAAAGTCACGGTTTTACACCAAGGAACTGTTCTATGTGAGGGGAATATGGAGCAAATTCAAAATGATCCGAAAGTTATTGAAGTTTATCTAGGTTCCTCGGAAGAATAA
- the urtC gene encoding urea ABC transporter permease subunit UrtC — protein MITETITRNESRQREKKKLITEIAVIVGLVVIFAVLLPLALSAFRLRLLGRFLSLAIVALGIDLIWGYTGLLSLGHGIFFALGGYALAMYLNLQLPPGQMPEFFTLYGVTELPFIWQPFYSLPLTILALIIVPAIVAGLLGYLIFRNRIKGVYFSILTQAALLVFFNFFNGQQKLINGTNGLKTDTQTIFGLLVGSDAVQVAFYLLTIVCLLAIYLLCRWLTTGRFGRLLVAIRDDEVRVRFSGYDPTWFKVLVFAISGAIAGVAGALYTVQTGIITPNSMDVAFSIEMVIWVAVGGRATLVGAVVGTLLVRLAQTFLSEQFPEVWVFFQGALFLIVVTVLPDGLLGGIKRLLTHFGFRKTLITYPSIEEAPEVQLEKEELEHK, from the coding sequence ATGATTACCGAAACCATCACTAGAAACGAATCCCGACAACGGGAAAAGAAAAAGTTAATCACGGAAATCGCTGTTATTGTTGGTTTAGTGGTCATCTTTGCGGTGTTACTGCCCTTAGCTTTGTCGGCTTTCCGTTTGCGTTTATTGGGGCGATTTCTTTCCCTGGCTATTGTCGCTTTGGGGATAGATTTAATCTGGGGTTATACGGGTTTATTAAGTCTTGGTCATGGCATCTTTTTTGCCCTCGGTGGTTACGCTTTGGCCATGTACCTAAATCTTCAGTTACCCCCCGGACAAATGCCCGAATTTTTTACTCTCTACGGGGTGACAGAATTACCTTTTATTTGGCAACCTTTTTATTCCCTACCTTTGACAATTCTAGCCCTAATTATCGTACCAGCGATCGTGGCGGGATTATTGGGTTATTTAATCTTCCGCAACCGCATTAAAGGGGTTTATTTCTCGATTTTGACCCAAGCGGCTTTACTGGTATTTTTTAACTTTTTTAACGGCCAACAAAAGTTAATTAACGGCACTAATGGCTTAAAAACCGATACCCAAACAATTTTCGGGTTGCTGGTAGGCTCCGATGCCGTTCAAGTGGCCTTTTATTTACTCACAATTGTCTGTTTACTGGCTATTTATCTGCTCTGTCGTTGGTTAACTACCGGCAGATTTGGGCGCTTGTTAGTCGCCATTCGCGATGATGAGGTGCGTGTCCGTTTTTCTGGTTATGATCCTACTTGGTTTAAGGTGTTAGTTTTTGCCATTTCTGGGGCGATTGCTGGTGTTGCCGGCGCCCTTTATACCGTGCAAACGGGAATTATCACTCCTAACTCTATGGATGTGGCTTTTTCCATTGAAATGGTGATTTGGGTGGCTGTGGGGGGACGTGCTACCCTTGTGGGGGCAGTTGTCGGTACTTTATTAGTACGCCTAGCCCAAACTTTTTTAAGCGAACAATTTCCGGAAGTCTGGGTATTTTTCCAAGGGGCCCTATTCCTAATTGTGGTGACAGTGCTTCCCGATGGTCTTCTCGGTGGGATTAAACGTTTGCTGACTCATTTTGGTTTCCGCAAAACTTTAATTACCTATCCTAGTATTGAGGAAGCTCCGGAAGTGCAACTGGAAAAAGAAGAATTAGAGCATAAGTGA
- the urtB gene encoding urea ABC transporter permease subunit UrtB, which produces MSALLEGLFNGISIGSVLLLAALGLAIVFGLMGVINLAHGELMMLGAYSTFVVQNVFKGFGSPLFDTYVLFALPIAFLVSGLAGLLLERGVIRFLYGRPLETLLATWGVSLILQQFVRSVNGLLVISLIVFCLLFFGAMTVLSRRLDWERIRNLTIGITLPLSLAIAGLLGYLLSFNPVLARPWFSARNVDVTAPAWLRGGLPLPGFQMPYTRLFIIILTALCLLGTYWFLNKSSWGLRIRAVTQNRQMSACLGIPTNQVDALTFALGSGLAGVAGCAISFLGSVGPNVGQNYIVDTFMVVVVGGVGNLLGTIIAAMAIGVANYLIGSGTFALIFGSVEALKPLTDFFTFFSTTSMAKVMIFALIIAFLQFKPAGIFPPKGRTAEL; this is translated from the coding sequence GTGTCAGCATTATTGGAAGGATTGTTTAATGGTATTAGCATCGGTTCTGTGCTATTGCTGGCCGCTTTAGGACTAGCGATTGTCTTTGGACTGATGGGGGTAATTAATCTCGCTCACGGTGAGTTAATGATGTTAGGGGCCTACAGTACTTTTGTGGTGCAAAATGTCTTTAAAGGTTTCGGTTCTCCCCTCTTTGATACTTATGTTTTATTCGCCCTACCGATCGCTTTTTTAGTGTCGGGATTGGCGGGATTATTATTAGAAAGGGGGGTGATTAGGTTCCTCTACGGCAGACCCCTAGAAACGCTGCTGGCCACTTGGGGAGTCAGCTTAATTCTGCAGCAATTTGTCAGAAGTGTCAACGGGTTATTAGTAATTAGTTTAATAGTTTTCTGTCTGTTATTTTTTGGGGCGATGACGGTGTTAAGTCGTCGCCTAGATTGGGAGAGAATTCGCAATTTAACTATTGGTATCACCCTGCCTTTATCCCTAGCTATCGCTGGATTATTAGGCTATCTTTTATCTTTTAATCCGGTTCTCGCTCGACCCTGGTTTAGTGCCAGAAACGTCGATGTCACGGCTCCTGCTTGGTTACGGGGAGGTTTACCTTTACCCGGTTTTCAAATGCCCTACACCCGTCTATTTATTATCATTTTAACTGCCCTTTGTTTGTTAGGGACTTATTGGTTTTTAAATAAATCTTCTTGGGGTTTACGCATTCGTGCCGTCACCCAAAATCGCCAGATGAGTGCCTGTTTAGGCATTCCGACAAATCAAGTGGATGCTTTGACTTTTGCCCTCGGTTCGGGATTAGCTGGAGTTGCCGGTTGTGCGATTAGTTTTTTGGGTTCCGTCGGTCCAAACGTGGGACAAAATTATATCGTTGATACCTTCATGGTAGTGGTGGTGGGGGGAGTGGGTAATCTCCTGGGAACTATTATCGCGGCTATGGCGATCGGTGTGGCTAATTATTTAATTGGTTCGGGAACTTTTGCTCTGATTTTTGGTTCTGTAGAAGCCCTAAAACCCCTAACGGATTTCTTCACCTTTTTCTCCACCACTAGCATGGCAAAAGTGATGATTTTTGCTTTAATTATTGCTTTCTTGCAATTCAAACCTGCGGGAATTTTTCCTCCTAAAGGACGTACTGCCGAGTTATAG
- the urtA gene encoding urea ABC transporter substrate-binding protein — translation MSNLGRRKFLLYGSAALGTSILLKACGGNQSQTPTASPSPAASPAPTSGETIKVGILHSLSGTMAISETSVVDAEKLAIEEINAAGGVLGKQIEAVVEDGASDWPTFAEKATKLIDQDKVATVFGCWTSASRKAVLPVFEAKNHMLWYPVQYEGQECSRNIFYTGAAPNQQIEPAVTWLLENKGKKFFLVGSDYVFPRTANTIIKEQLKAKGGETVGEDYLPLGNTEVTPIITKIKQALPDGGVIFNTLNGDSNVAFFKQLQAAGLTPDKYPVMSVSVAEEEVKQIGKEYLLGQYACWNYFQTVDTPANKKFVEAFRAKYGPERVTNDPMEAAYIMVYLWKQAVEQAGTADDLDKVRAAAVGQKFDAPEGPVEMFPNHHISKTVRVGQVRDDGLFDIVWSTPGVVDPQPWNQFVPETKGFACDWTDPAKGGKFKMEKS, via the coding sequence ATGTCAAATTTAGGACGACGTAAATTTCTCCTGTACGGTTCTGCCGCTTTGGGAACCAGTATTCTGTTAAAAGCTTGTGGTGGCAATCAAAGCCAAACCCCCACGGCTAGTCCTAGCCCGGCTGCTAGTCCCGCCCCAACTTCTGGAGAGACAATTAAGGTGGGTATTCTGCACTCCCTCAGTGGCACCATGGCCATCAGTGAAACCAGCGTAGTTGATGCGGAAAAACTGGCGATCGAGGAAATCAATGCCGCCGGTGGTGTTCTTGGTAAACAGATCGAGGCAGTGGTGGAAGATGGCGCTTCCGATTGGCCAACTTTTGCCGAAAAAGCCACCAAACTGATCGATCAGGACAAAGTTGCGACTGTCTTCGGTTGTTGGACTTCCGCCAGTCGTAAGGCGGTTTTACCCGTGTTTGAAGCCAAAAACCATATGCTCTGGTATCCTGTCCAGTACGAGGGTCAAGAGTGTTCTAGAAATATCTTTTACACTGGTGCTGCCCCCAACCAACAGATCGAGCCGGCAGTGACTTGGTTGCTGGAAAATAAAGGGAAAAAATTCTTCCTCGTCGGTTCCGACTACGTTTTTCCCCGCACCGCCAACACGATTATTAAAGAGCAGTTAAAGGCGAAAGGCGGCGAAACCGTGGGCGAAGACTATCTACCCCTAGGTAACACGGAAGTTACCCCGATTATTACCAAAATTAAGCAAGCTTTACCCGATGGTGGCGTTATTTTCAACACCCTCAACGGTGACAGTAACGTGGCTTTCTTTAAACAACTGCAAGCGGCCGGTTTAACTCCCGATAAATATCCGGTCATGTCGGTGAGTGTTGCCGAGGAAGAAGTTAAACAAATCGGTAAGGAATATCTCCTCGGTCAATACGCTTGCTGGAACTATTTCCAAACCGTAGATACCCCCGCTAACAAAAAATTTGTTGAGGCTTTTCGAGCTAAATACGGTCCCGAGCGCGTCACTAACGACCCCATGGAAGCGGCCTATATTATGGTCTATCTCTGGAAGCAAGCGGTAGAACAAGCGGGAACCGCCGATGATCTCGACAAAGTTCGCGCCGCAGCCGTAGGACAAAAATTCGATGCTCCCGAAGGACCGGTGGAAATGTTCCCCAATCATCATATCTCCAAAACCGTCCGCGTTGGTCAGGTGAGAGATGATGGTCTATTTGACATCGTTTGGTCAACTCCGGGGGTAGTGGATCCGCAACCTTGGAACCAATTTGTCCCCGAAACTAAGGGCTTTGCCTGTGACTGGACGGATCCGGCTAAGGGCGGTAAGTTCAAAATGGAAAAATCCTAG
- a CDS encoding TMEM165/GDT1 family protein, translated as MNWQLFGLTFITVFLAEIGDKSQLVAIALGGSSKSPKAVFFGSITALICTSFLGVLAGGSMAQLFPAKILKAIAAIGFALLAVRLLWPDSD; from the coding sequence ATGAATTGGCAATTATTCGGACTGACATTTATCACGGTTTTTTTGGCAGAAATAGGCGATAAAAGTCAATTAGTAGCGATCGCTCTCGGTGGCAGTTCCAAATCACCTAAAGCTGTCTTTTTTGGCTCAATTACCGCCTTAATCTGCACCAGTTTCTTAGGAGTCCTTGCGGGCGGCAGTATGGCGCAATTATTCCCCGCTAAGATATTAAAAGCGATAGCGGCCATTGGTTTTGCGCTGCTTGCTGTCCGGCTGCTTTGGCCAGATTCGGATTGA
- a CDS encoding TMEM165/GDT1 family protein: MSDSKSIASTEKKPDQPPSWSFWTVFSSTFLTIFFAEIGDKTQLATLLISAESQSPWVVFAGAATALIATSLLGVLIGYWIARRLSPKTLDIGVAILLLLITGLLIGDIL; encoded by the coding sequence ATGAGTGATAGCAAATCGATCGCCTCAACCGAGAAAAAGCCAGATCAGCCACCTTCTTGGAGTTTTTGGACGGTGTTTAGTTCCACCTTCCTAACCATATTTTTTGCTGAAATCGGCGATAAAACCCAATTAGCCACCCTTCTCATCAGTGCTGAATCCCAATCCCCCTGGGTGGTTTTTGCCGGGGCAGCCACCGCTTTAATCGCTACCAGTCTCCTCGGTGTCCTGATCGGTTATTGGATTGCTCGTCGTCTTTCCCCCAAAACTTTAGATATCGGTGTCGCTATCCTTCTCCTTTTGATCACCGGTTTACTGATCGGCGATATTCTCTAA
- a CDS encoding vWA domain-containing protein has product MVENRDYTLIIDKSGSMSTADKPSEKTRWQIAQESTLALARKCEEFDPDGITIYLFSGRFRRYDNVTSDKVTQIYQENEPMGRTDLAAVLQDALNNYFQRKTAGKTKPNGETILVITDGEPDDRKAVMRQIIEASRKLDRDEELAISLIQVGHDRQATEFLKALDDQLESAGAKFDIVDTITIDDMEDMTLAEVLLNAVTD; this is encoded by the coding sequence ATGGTAGAAAACAGAGATTATACTCTGATTATTGACAAAAGTGGCAGTATGTCCACTGCTGATAAACCCAGCGAGAAAACCCGTTGGCAAATTGCCCAAGAATCCACCCTCGCCTTGGCTAGAAAGTGCGAGGAATTCGATCCCGACGGCATCACTATCTATCTTTTTTCCGGACGTTTCCGACGCTATGATAATGTTACTTCCGATAAGGTGACACAAATTTATCAAGAAAATGAACCTATGGGGAGGACAGACCTAGCCGCTGTTCTTCAAGATGCCCTCAATAATTATTTTCAGCGCAAAACTGCTGGCAAAACTAAACCCAACGGAGAAACTATTCTGGTGATTACCGACGGAGAACCAGATGATCGCAAAGCGGTGATGCGTCAAATTATCGAAGCTTCTCGAAAACTCGATAGGGATGAAGAATTAGCCATTTCTCTGATTCAAGTAGGCCATGATCGACAAGCAACCGAATTTCTTAAAGCTTTAGACGATCAGCTAGAATCGGCGGGGGCCAAATTCGATATCGTTGACACAATTACTATCGATGATATGGAAGATATGACCCTAGCGGAAGTTCTTCTCAATGCCGTTACCGATTAA
- the glgA gene encoding glycogen synthase GlgA encodes MRILFVGAEAAPIAKVGGMGDVIGALPKVLRQLGHDVRIFLPYYGFLQEKMDIPSEPIWSGFAMFQDFLVYETVLPDTDIPLYLFGHLAFSGRNIYGGEDEAWRFTLFANGAAEFAWNYWKPQVIHCHDWHTGMIPVWMHQDPDISTVFTIHNLAYQGPWREALEKMTWCPWYMQGDNTMAAAVQFANRITTVSPTYARQIQTPIYGENLEGLLSYISGNLVGIVNGIDTEVYDPAKDVYLKQNFTPETIEKRLINKIALQEEVGLQVSKSAFVMAMVTRLVEQKGIDLVMQILDRFLTYTDAQLIILGTGDRYYETQLWEMTSRFRGRMSLHLLYSDALSRRIYGGADALLMPSRFEPCGISQLMAMRYGCIPMVRRTGGLVDTVSFHDPIQERGTGFSFDRYEPLDLFTCMIRTWESFRYKQDWQKLQQRAMTQDFSWYKSALEYLKIYKQITGQSDQLSDEEKDKLVALTSS; translated from the coding sequence ATGCGAATTCTATTTGTGGGTGCCGAGGCCGCCCCAATTGCCAAAGTTGGGGGAATGGGGGACGTAATTGGGGCATTACCGAAAGTCTTGCGTCAGCTAGGTCATGACGTGCGGATTTTTCTACCCTACTACGGTTTTCTCCAGGAAAAAATGGACATCCCTTCCGAACCCATTTGGTCAGGATTCGCCATGTTTCAGGATTTTTTAGTCTATGAGACGGTTTTACCCGATACGGATATTCCTCTCTACCTCTTTGGTCATCTAGCTTTCTCTGGACGCAATATCTACGGAGGCGAAGATGAGGCCTGGAGATTTACCCTATTTGCCAATGGTGCGGCGGAATTCGCTTGGAATTACTGGAAACCGCAAGTTATTCACTGTCATGATTGGCATACGGGCATGATTCCCGTCTGGATGCACCAAGACCCCGATATTAGCACCGTTTTTACTATCCATAATCTCGCCTACCAGGGCCCTTGGCGGGAGGCATTAGAAAAAATGACTTGGTGTCCTTGGTATATGCAGGGCGATAATACCATGGCCGCGGCGGTTCAATTTGCTAATCGCATCACCACCGTTTCTCCCACCTATGCCCGTCAAATACAGACCCCCATTTATGGCGAAAATTTAGAGGGATTATTGTCCTATATTTCCGGCAATCTGGTGGGGATTGTCAACGGCATCGATACGGAGGTGTATGACCCGGCTAAAGATGTTTATCTTAAGCAGAATTTTACCCCAGAAACCATCGAAAAACGTCTGATCAATAAAATTGCCCTGCAAGAAGAAGTGGGGCTACAGGTCAGTAAAAGTGCCTTTGTCATGGCGATGGTGACGCGTTTGGTGGAACAAAAAGGTATTGATCTAGTGATGCAAATTTTAGATCGCTTTCTCACCTATACTGATGCACAATTGATTATTTTGGGTACAGGCGATCGCTATTATGAAACCCAACTGTGGGAGATGACTTCCCGTTTCCGGGGGCGAATGTCCCTGCATCTTCTCTATAGTGATGCCCTTTCCCGTCGCATCTATGGGGGGGCCGATGCTTTGTTAATGCCTTCCCGTTTTGAACCCTGTGGCATTTCCCAATTAATGGCCATGCGTTACGGTTGTATTCCCATGGTACGCCGCACCGGTGGTTTGGTCGATACGGTATCTTTCCACGACCCAATTCAGGAAAGAGGAACAGGATTTAGTTTCGATCGCTATGAACCTTTAGACCTGTTTACCTGTATGATCCGGACTTGGGAAAGTTTCCGTTATAAACAGGATTGGCAAAAACTACAGCAACGGGCAATGACTCAAGATTTCAGTTGGTATAAATCCGCTTTGGAATATCTCAAAATCTACAAACAAATCACCGGACAATCGGATCAATTATCCGATGAGGAAAAAGATAAATTGGTCGCCCTGACTAGCAGTTAA